One segment of Enterobacter ludwigii DNA contains the following:
- a CDS encoding gamma-glutamylcyclotransferase, with the protein MLTRDFLMKADCKTAFGAIEESLLWSAEQRAASLAATLACRPDDGPVWIFGYGSLMWNPALEFVESATGTLPGWHRAFCLRLTAGRGSACQPGRMLALKEGGRTTGVAYRLPDATLEDELTLLWKREMITGCYMPSWCKLELDDGRTVNALVFIMDPRHPLYEADTRTQVIAPLIAAASGPLGTNAQYLFSLDQELTRLGMKDDCLNELVVKVKALLEGNPLNNTLRPGFA; encoded by the coding sequence GTGTTAACGCGTGATTTCTTAATGAAGGCAGATTGTAAGACGGCATTTGGTGCTATTGAGGAATCGCTTCTCTGGTCAGCTGAACAACGTGCGGCGTCGCTCGCTGCCACGCTGGCGTGCCGCCCGGATGATGGCCCGGTATGGATTTTTGGCTACGGTTCGCTGATGTGGAACCCGGCTCTCGAATTTGTCGAATCGGCAACAGGTACACTTCCTGGCTGGCATCGTGCATTTTGTTTGCGCCTCACGGCCGGTCGAGGTAGCGCGTGTCAGCCGGGACGCATGCTTGCACTAAAAGAGGGCGGACGCACCACGGGGGTGGCCTACCGCCTGCCGGATGCAACGCTGGAAGACGAACTGACGCTGCTGTGGAAGCGCGAGATGATCACCGGCTGCTATATGCCGAGCTGGTGCAAGCTGGAACTTGATGACGGACGTACCGTTAACGCGCTGGTGTTTATTATGGATCCGCGCCATCCGCTGTATGAAGCGGATACCCGCACGCAGGTTATTGCCCCGTTGATCGCTGCCGCCAGTGGACCGCTGGGCACCAACGCGCAGTATCTCTTTTCGCTCGACCAGGAGCTGACGCGCCTCGGCATGAAGGACGATTGTCTGAATGAGCTGGTGGTGAAGGTGAAAGCGCTGCTGGAAGGAAACCCGCTGAATAATACGCTGCGTCCCGGTTTTGCCTGA
- a CDS encoding ABC transporter ATP-binding protein encodes MKPLIQVQAVSQRFSTASGEFLALQNVSFDIHEGETVSLIGHSGCGKSTLLNLIAGITLPTEGGLICDNREIAGPGPERAVVFQNHSLLPWLTCFDNVALAVDQVFRRTMSKAERKEWIEHNLDRVQMGHALHKRPSEISGGMKQRVGIARALAMKPKVLLMDEPFGALDALTRAHLQDSVMQIQQALNTTIVLITHDVDEAVLLSDRVLMMTNGPAATVGEVLHVDLPRPRNRVQLADDSRYHHMRQQILHFLYEKQPKAA; translated from the coding sequence ATGAAACCATTAATTCAGGTCCAGGCCGTGAGCCAGCGTTTTTCTACCGCCAGCGGCGAGTTTCTGGCGCTGCAGAACGTCTCTTTTGATATTCACGAAGGCGAAACCGTGAGCCTGATTGGCCACTCCGGGTGCGGCAAATCGACGTTGCTCAACCTGATTGCCGGGATCACCCTGCCGACCGAAGGTGGGCTGATTTGCGATAACCGCGAAATCGCCGGGCCAGGACCGGAGCGTGCGGTGGTGTTTCAGAACCATTCTCTGCTGCCGTGGCTCACCTGCTTCGACAACGTTGCGCTGGCGGTGGATCAGGTCTTTCGCCGCACCATGAGCAAGGCGGAGCGCAAGGAGTGGATTGAACACAACCTCGATCGCGTCCAGATGGGGCATGCCCTGCATAAACGGCCTTCGGAAATCTCCGGCGGCATGAAACAGCGCGTTGGCATTGCCCGTGCGCTGGCGATGAAGCCGAAGGTCCTGCTGATGGATGAACCGTTTGGCGCGCTGGATGCGCTCACGCGCGCGCATTTGCAGGACTCGGTGATGCAAATCCAGCAGGCGCTGAACACCACCATCGTGCTTATCACCCACGATGTGGATGAGGCCGTGTTGCTTTCTGACCGGGTACTGATGATGACTAACGGCCCGGCGGCCACCGTCGGCGAGGTGCTGCATGTTGACCTGCCTCGCCCGCGCAATCGGGTTCAGCTGGCGGACGATAGCCGCTATCACCATATGCGTCAGCAGATCCTCCATTTCCTCTATGAAAAACAGCCTAAAGCGGCGTAA
- a CDS encoding methyl-accepting chemotaxis protein codes for MFRSIRARIIAATTGCLVVALLLNTVINFQVTRQDNQQSQRDILTSTSASHNMAIADWVKSKMTVIASAQTVALSDDPVPVFKQLAQAGGFTNVYVGYASKTAKFSEPAGVPADYDPTIRPWYQQVVSQDSPVVTAPYVDAGSGKLVVTFAVPVKENGTLKAVVAGDVAMDSVVANVRGIHPTPASSGLLLNSDGTVIAASDPALTLKPFAETLKGIDFAALKSGNPVNGTFNGAEKTFVATAVPGTNWMLVVALDTGDATSGMRSLLKASAISLVILALLSGAIVHFLIARLLKRLSDIRDAMHNIANGTNDLSQRLPESGDDEVAQIAQAFNAFSDKLSVVMVQLRDASASVKNAAREIAAGNQDLSGRTEQAASSLRETASAVEEITASVTQSNESAAEANDQASKASAAAARGGEVVSQAISTMQSIEVASAKIGDITSVIDGIAFQTNILALNASVEAARAGEQGRGFAVVAGEVRNLASRSAQAAKEIKTLIDSTTNSVATGSRYVHLAGESMNEIRSSIGSVSGIMREISIATSEQMKGIQEINHAVTHLDRMVQQNAELVVQSAAAAGALQSQAGDLAETAGHFRI; via the coding sequence ATGTTCAGATCCATTCGTGCACGCATCATTGCCGCGACGACAGGTTGTCTGGTCGTCGCCCTTCTTCTTAATACTGTCATCAATTTTCAGGTCACACGCCAGGATAACCAGCAGTCACAGCGCGACATCCTGACCAGCACCAGCGCCAGCCATAACATGGCGATTGCGGACTGGGTGAAGAGCAAAATGACGGTTATCGCCTCCGCACAAACCGTTGCGCTCAGTGACGATCCGGTTCCGGTCTTTAAACAGCTTGCCCAGGCGGGTGGGTTCACTAACGTATACGTTGGCTATGCCAGCAAAACGGCGAAATTCTCTGAACCAGCGGGCGTACCGGCGGATTATGACCCCACGATCCGTCCCTGGTATCAGCAGGTCGTAAGCCAGGATAGCCCGGTCGTGACCGCGCCTTACGTTGACGCCGGTAGCGGAAAACTGGTGGTGACGTTTGCCGTGCCGGTGAAAGAAAACGGTACCCTGAAAGCCGTGGTGGCTGGCGATGTGGCGATGGACAGCGTGGTTGCTAATGTGCGCGGGATCCACCCAACCCCGGCAAGCAGCGGGCTGCTGCTGAATAGCGATGGCACCGTCATTGCCGCCAGCGACCCTGCCCTGACGCTTAAACCGTTCGCCGAAACCCTCAAAGGCATCGACTTTGCGGCGCTGAAAAGCGGAAACCCGGTAAACGGGACCTTCAATGGCGCCGAAAAAACCTTCGTGGCAACCGCCGTGCCGGGTACGAACTGGATGCTGGTTGTTGCCCTGGACACAGGCGATGCCACCTCCGGAATGCGCTCGCTGCTGAAAGCCTCGGCCATCTCGCTGGTGATCCTGGCCTTACTCAGCGGCGCCATTGTTCACTTCCTGATTGCGCGTCTGCTGAAGCGCCTGTCTGACATTCGCGATGCGATGCATAACATTGCGAACGGCACTAACGATCTGTCGCAACGCCTGCCGGAGAGCGGCGATGACGAAGTGGCGCAAATAGCGCAGGCGTTTAACGCCTTCAGTGACAAGCTCTCGGTGGTGATGGTACAACTGCGGGATGCCAGCGCATCGGTGAAAAACGCCGCGCGGGAAATTGCGGCAGGTAACCAGGACCTCTCAGGGCGTACCGAGCAGGCCGCCTCCAGCCTTCGCGAAACGGCCAGCGCCGTGGAAGAGATCACCGCGTCGGTAACCCAGTCGAACGAGTCTGCGGCTGAAGCCAATGACCAGGCGAGTAAGGCCTCTGCGGCGGCGGCTCGCGGCGGCGAGGTGGTATCTCAGGCCATCAGCACCATGCAGTCCATTGAAGTGGCTTCCGCGAAGATTGGCGACATCACCAGCGTGATTGACGGGATTGCCTTCCAGACCAATATCCTGGCGCTGAATGCCTCGGTGGAAGCCGCACGCGCCGGAGAGCAAGGCCGTGGGTTTGCCGTGGTGGCCGGCGAGGTGCGTAATCTGGCCAGCCGCAGCGCGCAGGCGGCGAAAGAGATTAAAACGCTTATCGATTCCACCACCAACAGCGTGGCCACCGGCTCCCGCTACGTTCATCTGGCCGGGGAAAGCATGAACGAAATCCGCTCCAGCATCGGTAGCGTGTCGGGCATCATGCGTGAAATCTCCATCGCCACCAGCGAGCAGATGAAAGGCATCCAGGAGATTAACCATGCGGTGACCCATCTGGACAGAATGGTTCAGCAGAACGCCGAACTGGTGGTGCAATCTGCGGCTGCAGCCGGCGCGCTGCAGAGCCAGGCGGGCGACCTTGCTGAAACTGCCGGGCATTTCCGCATTTAA
- the nasR gene encoding nitrate regulatory protein NasR (NasR is a transcription antiterminator and transcriptional regulator for the nasFEDCBA operon) produces MTLMAGISPGATEWLQRARSMRREQLSRLAQLGVLVNAISLLVHMLQCERGASNVWLCSQGKLYAAECKASRALVNENLTALYDVLDNHSPFQGSGVCERIAAALLSLDNLSALRDGVIQQTITAPQAMDHYCRILRHLLSIVPQLNDSIDDPQIAGRFVALYSLMQGKELAGQERALGAIGFTQGYFDDGIRQRLVDRIDGQQACFEIFMTHSTADVQTTFSQNCQPDRETEQLRRVACTRQPAADNGHTALAWFALQTARLEHLRTLEEMVIADLMIAVDERIHRQEEYTLPAEEQDDPLASYPDKPLLTLVRQQAREIEQLSRQLASLRDTLEERKTIDKAKSVLMTHQKMSEEQAWTALRKMAMDKNQRMVDIARALLTVKSLWQVTPKE; encoded by the coding sequence ATGACATTAATGGCTGGCATTTCGCCAGGTGCGACCGAATGGCTCCAGCGTGCAAGGTCGATGCGCCGGGAGCAACTGAGCAGGCTGGCACAGCTTGGCGTGCTGGTTAACGCCATCAGCCTGCTGGTGCATATGCTGCAGTGCGAGCGTGGAGCCTCTAACGTCTGGCTCTGCTCACAGGGTAAGCTGTACGCTGCCGAATGCAAAGCGAGCCGGGCGCTGGTGAATGAAAACCTCACTGCGCTTTATGACGTTCTGGATAACCACTCCCCGTTCCAGGGCAGCGGCGTGTGCGAACGTATAGCCGCCGCGCTGCTCAGTCTGGATAACCTGTCAGCCCTTCGTGATGGCGTTATTCAGCAAACCATCACGGCCCCGCAGGCGATGGATCACTATTGTCGCATCCTGCGTCATCTGCTCAGTATCGTACCGCAGCTTAACGACAGCATTGACGATCCGCAAATCGCAGGCCGTTTTGTCGCGCTTTATAGCCTGATGCAGGGTAAAGAGCTGGCGGGACAAGAGCGGGCGCTGGGCGCCATTGGCTTCACGCAGGGCTATTTTGACGATGGCATCCGTCAGCGGCTGGTGGACCGGATTGACGGACAGCAGGCCTGCTTCGAGATTTTCATGACCCACAGCACGGCGGATGTGCAAACCACCTTTTCCCAGAATTGCCAGCCTGACCGTGAGACGGAGCAACTGAGGCGCGTGGCCTGTACCCGCCAGCCAGCCGCTGACAATGGCCATACCGCACTGGCCTGGTTTGCTCTGCAAACGGCACGCCTTGAGCATCTGCGCACCCTGGAGGAGATGGTTATCGCCGATCTGATGATCGCGGTGGACGAGCGTATCCATCGCCAGGAGGAGTACACGCTACCGGCTGAGGAGCAGGACGATCCGCTGGCCTCTTATCCGGATAAGCCCTTGTTAACCCTGGTTCGCCAGCAGGCGCGCGAGATAGAACAGCTTTCCCGTCAGCTCGCGTCACTGCGCGATACGCTCGAAGAGCGCAAAACCATCGATAAAGCGAAAAGCGTACTGATGACCCATCAAAAGATGAGTGAGGAACAGGCATGGACGGCGCTGCGTAAAATGGCGATGGACAAAAATCAGCGCATGGTAGATATCGCCCGCGCGCTGCTCACCGTGAAGAGCTTGTGGCAGGTAACCCCTAAGGAGTAG
- a CDS encoding DUF1883 domain-containing protein encodes MALVKTSLKLFGGDTVVVRCSERCRIHLMSSKAQQHSQADILTVQDDKAWLTVPYTGTWDVLIDSHSQSLEHSVSYVAA; translated from the coding sequence ATGGCACTGGTAAAAACAAGTTTGAAATTGTTTGGCGGGGATACGGTCGTTGTACGGTGTTCTGAGCGATGCCGCATTCATTTGATGAGTTCGAAAGCACAACAACACTCGCAGGCGGATATCCTGACCGTGCAGGATGACAAGGCATGGCTTACCGTGCCGTACACCGGCACGTGGGATGTCCTGATTGACAGCCATAGCCAGTCACTGGAGCATTCCGTAAGCTACGTTGCTGCATAA
- the ntrB gene encoding nitrate ABC transporter permease → MQHLHSTKSKDETPASGEVITLPPVQVRRRAPTFTRRMNDLLQRVIPALLGLGLLVLLWQLAAINSKGFPTPLSTLDSALTLFADPFYRDGPNDMGIGWNVLASLQRVAVGFGLAALAGIPLGFLIGRFTFCSRMFSPLIALLRPVSPLAWLPIGLLLFQKAEPASSWTIFICSIWPMVINTAEGVRRIPQDYLNVARVLQLSEWTIMRRILFPAVLPAVLTGVRLSIGIAWLVIVAAEMLTGGLGIGFWIWNEWNNLNVENILIAIVIIGVVGLLLEQGLMLIARRFSWQEK, encoded by the coding sequence ATGCAGCATCTGCACAGCACGAAATCGAAAGACGAGACGCCGGCGAGCGGGGAAGTGATTACCCTCCCTCCGGTACAGGTTCGCCGCCGCGCACCGACGTTCACGCGACGGATGAATGACCTTCTGCAGCGCGTGATCCCGGCGCTGCTGGGGCTCGGGTTACTGGTGTTGCTCTGGCAACTGGCCGCGATCAACAGCAAAGGGTTCCCGACGCCGCTCAGCACGCTGGATTCCGCATTAACGCTCTTCGCTGACCCGTTTTACCGCGACGGGCCAAACGATATGGGGATCGGCTGGAACGTGCTCGCTTCGCTGCAGCGCGTGGCGGTGGGTTTTGGTCTGGCGGCGCTCGCGGGGATCCCGCTCGGTTTCCTGATCGGTCGCTTCACCTTTTGCTCGCGCATGTTCAGCCCGTTGATTGCACTGTTACGCCCGGTCAGTCCTTTAGCCTGGCTGCCTATCGGCCTGCTGCTGTTCCAGAAAGCGGAGCCCGCCTCCAGCTGGACCATTTTTATCTGTTCAATATGGCCAATGGTGATTAACACCGCCGAAGGGGTACGTCGTATTCCGCAGGATTACCTCAACGTTGCCCGCGTGCTGCAGCTCTCCGAGTGGACCATCATGCGGCGGATCCTCTTCCCGGCCGTGCTGCCCGCGGTGCTGACCGGGGTTCGCCTCTCTATTGGCATCGCTTGGCTGGTCATTGTCGCCGCCGAGATGCTCACCGGTGGGCTGGGGATCGGCTTCTGGATCTGGAATGAGTGGAACAACCTCAACGTCGAAAACATTCTCATCGCCATCGTCATCATTGGCGTGGTCGGGTTGCTGCTGGAGCAGGGGCTGATGCTGATCGCCCGTCGCTTTAGCTGGCAGGAAAAATAA
- a CDS encoding CmpA/NrtA family ABC transporter substrate-binding protein: protein MADLSRRRFLQASMLASGAMLLPGVMQAAWAAGSDKPEQETVRIGFIPLTDCAPVVIAALKGFDKKYGITIVPTKEASWAAVRDKLVAGELDAAHILYGLLYGLELGLAGKPQQMANLMTLNQNGQAITLSSDLAEKGVRDLDGLKTLIGQQAPGTYTFAHTFPTGTHAMWLYYWLASAGINPFDDVRTVVVPPPQMVMNMRIGNMVGFCVGEPWNARAINDRIGFTAATSQSIWADHPEKILGTRRDWVEKNPNTARALVSAVLEAARWIDASPDNKRETAQILSRRAWLNTKEQYLTGRMLGEYDNGLGQRWQDAHPIRFFNEGAVSYPYLSDGMWFLTQFRRWGLLKSAPDYAAIAQRINQTSVWQDAATAVGGISTPSSPYRSSTLMDGTVWNGTDPDGYANRFAIHRKGA from the coding sequence ATGGCGGATTTGTCGAGACGGCGGTTTTTACAGGCCAGCATGCTGGCGAGCGGCGCCATGTTATTACCGGGTGTCATGCAGGCCGCGTGGGCGGCAGGCTCGGATAAACCGGAGCAGGAGACGGTGCGCATCGGGTTTATACCGTTAACCGACTGCGCGCCGGTGGTTATCGCGGCGCTGAAGGGGTTTGATAAAAAATATGGCATCACCATCGTGCCAACCAAAGAGGCAAGCTGGGCAGCCGTGCGCGATAAGCTGGTGGCAGGCGAACTGGACGCCGCCCACATTCTTTACGGCCTGCTGTACGGGCTGGAGCTGGGGCTTGCCGGTAAGCCACAGCAGATGGCAAACCTGATGACCCTGAACCAGAACGGTCAAGCCATCACGCTCTCCAGCGATCTGGCAGAGAAGGGCGTTCGCGATCTCGACGGGCTGAAAACGCTGATTGGGCAGCAGGCACCCGGCACTTACACCTTCGCACACACTTTCCCGACCGGTACGCATGCGATGTGGCTGTACTACTGGCTGGCCAGCGCGGGCATTAATCCGTTCGATGACGTCCGAACCGTGGTTGTGCCGCCGCCGCAAATGGTGATGAACATGCGGATTGGCAACATGGTCGGCTTTTGCGTTGGTGAGCCGTGGAATGCGCGCGCCATTAACGACCGCATCGGGTTTACCGCCGCAACGTCCCAGTCGATCTGGGCCGATCATCCGGAAAAAATTCTTGGCACACGCCGCGACTGGGTGGAGAAAAACCCGAACACCGCGCGGGCGCTGGTGAGTGCGGTACTGGAAGCCGCACGCTGGATCGATGCATCACCAGACAACAAACGTGAGACCGCCCAAATCCTCTCTCGCCGGGCGTGGCTGAACACCAAAGAGCAGTATCTCACCGGACGGATGCTGGGAGAGTACGACAACGGGCTTGGCCAGCGCTGGCAGGATGCGCATCCGATCCGTTTCTTCAACGAGGGTGCCGTCAGCTATCCGTACCTCTCCGACGGGATGTGGTTTTTAACCCAGTTCCGCCGCTGGGGCTTGCTCAAATCGGCGCCGGATTATGCCGCCATCGCGCAGCGCATTAACCAGACCTCGGTCTGGCAGGATGCCGCCACGGCGGTGGGAGGCATATCCACCCCGTCATCACCGTATCGCAGCAGCACCCTGATGGACGGTACCGTCTGGAACGGTACCGATCCGGACGGTTACGCCAACCGCTTCGCTATTCACCGTAAAGGGGCCTGA
- the chaB gene encoding putative cation transport regulator ChaB, translating into MPYKTKRELPDSVQHVLPAHAQDIYKEAFNSAWDQYKDKEDRRDDASREETAHKVAWAAVKHEYEKGDDDKWHKKK; encoded by the coding sequence ATGCCATATAAAACGAAACGCGAATTACCAGACAGCGTGCAACACGTATTGCCCGCGCACGCGCAGGATATCTACAAAGAGGCCTTTAACAGCGCCTGGGATCAGTACAAAGATAAAGAAGATCGACGTGATGATGCCAGCCGTGAAGAGACCGCGCACAAAGTCGCCTGGGCCGCAGTAAAACATGAATATGAGAAAGGAGACGACGATAAATGGCATAAAAAGAAATAG
- a CDS encoding DsrE/DsrF/TusD sulfur relay family protein, with amino-acid sequence MQKIVIVANGAAYGSESLFNSLRLAIALRDKESELELRLFLMSDAVTAGLKGQKPAEGYNIQQMLEILTAQNVPVKLCKTCTDGRGITGLPLIEGVEIGTLVELAEWTLRADKVLTF; translated from the coding sequence ATGCAGAAGATTGTTATCGTCGCCAACGGTGCGGCTTACGGCAGCGAATCCCTTTTTAACAGCCTGCGCCTGGCGATCGCGCTACGCGATAAAGAGAGTGAACTGGAGTTACGGCTCTTTTTAATGTCGGATGCGGTCACCGCCGGGCTGAAGGGGCAAAAACCGGCAGAAGGCTACAACATTCAGCAGATGCTGGAGATCCTGACCGCGCAAAACGTTCCGGTCAAACTGTGCAAAACCTGCACCGACGGGCGCGGCATCACCGGATTGCCGCTGATTGAAGGTGTGGAAATCGGCACGCTCGTTGAGCTGGCCGAGTGGACTCTGCGCGCCGATAAAGTATTAACTTTTTAA
- the kdsA gene encoding 3-deoxy-8-phosphooctulonate synthase, protein MKQKVVSIGDINVANDLPFVLFGGMNVLESRDLAMRICEHYVTVTQKLGIPYVFKASFDKANRSSIHSYRGPGLEEGMKIFQELKQTFGVKVITDVHEASQAQPVADVVDVIQLPAFLARQTDLVEAMAKTGAVINVKKPQFVSPGQMGNIVDKFIEGGNDKVILCDRGANFGYDNLVVDMLGFSVMKNVSNQSPVIFDVTHALQCRDPFGAASGGRRAQVTELARAGMATGLAGLFIEAHPDPDNAKCDGPSALPLAKLEPFLKQIKAIDDLVKSFDELDTSH, encoded by the coding sequence ATGAAACAAAAAGTGGTTAGCATTGGTGATATCAACGTGGCAAACGACCTGCCGTTCGTGCTGTTTGGCGGTATGAACGTGCTGGAATCCCGTGATCTCGCGATGCGTATCTGCGAGCACTACGTGACCGTGACCCAGAAACTGGGTATCCCGTACGTGTTTAAGGCCTCTTTTGACAAAGCCAACCGTTCCTCCATTCACTCTTACCGTGGCCCGGGCCTGGAAGAGGGGATGAAAATTTTCCAGGAACTGAAACAGACCTTTGGCGTGAAAGTGATCACCGACGTGCACGAAGCTTCTCAGGCGCAGCCTGTTGCGGACGTTGTCGACGTTATCCAGCTGCCGGCGTTCCTGGCGCGTCAGACGGACCTGGTGGAAGCGATGGCGAAAACCGGCGCGGTCATCAACGTGAAGAAACCTCAGTTCGTGAGCCCTGGCCAGATGGGTAACATCGTCGATAAATTTATCGAAGGCGGCAACGATAAAGTGATCCTGTGTGACCGTGGCGCAAACTTCGGTTATGACAACCTGGTCGTTGATATGCTCGGCTTCAGCGTGATGAAGAACGTGTCCAACCAGTCTCCGGTCATCTTCGATGTGACCCATGCGCTGCAGTGCCGCGACCCGTTTGGTGCAGCTTCTGGCGGCCGCCGTGCGCAGGTCACCGAGCTGGCGCGCGCCGGTATGGCGACTGGCCTGGCCGGTCTGTTCATTGAAGCACACCCGGACCCGGACAACGCGAAGTGCGACGGCCCGTCCGCATTGCCGCTGGCTAAACTGGAGCCGTTCCTGAAACAGATCAAGGCGATTGACGATCTGGTGAAGAGTTTCGACGAGCTGGATACCAGCCACTAA
- the chaA gene encoding sodium-potassium/proton antiporter ChaA, with product MTAAHEAVKTRHKETSLIFPVLALAVLLFWGSSQSLPVVVGINILALVGILTSAFSVVRHADVLAHRLGEPYGSLILSLSVVILEVSLISALMATGDAAPTLMRDTLYSIIMIVTGGLVGFSLLLGGRKFATQYMNLFGIKQYLIALFPLAIIVLVFPMALPGANFSTGQALLVALISAAMYGVFLLIQTKTHQSLFVYEHEDDGDDPHHGKPSAHSSAWHTVWLIVHLIAVIAVTKMNANPLETLLTELNAPVAFTGFLVALLILSPEGLGALRAVLNNQVQRAMNLFFGSVLATISLTVPVVTLIAFMTGNELQFALGAPEMIVMVASLLLCQISFSTGRTNVLNGAAHMALFVAYLMTIFA from the coding sequence ATGACAGCAGCACACGAGGCGGTGAAGACCCGCCACAAGGAGACATCACTCATTTTCCCGGTCCTGGCACTGGCTGTGCTGCTCTTCTGGGGAAGCAGTCAGTCACTGCCAGTGGTAGTTGGTATCAATATTCTTGCTCTGGTGGGTATCTTAACCAGCGCCTTTAGCGTCGTTCGCCATGCGGACGTATTAGCCCACCGCCTGGGTGAGCCTTACGGCTCGTTAATTCTCAGCCTTTCGGTGGTTATCCTCGAAGTCAGCCTGATTTCCGCGCTGATGGCGACCGGTGACGCCGCACCGACCCTGATGCGTGACACCCTCTACTCCATCATTATGATTGTGACAGGTGGTCTGGTGGGCTTTTCACTGTTACTGGGCGGCCGCAAATTTGCGACCCAGTACATGAATCTGTTCGGCATAAAACAGTATCTGATTGCCCTTTTCCCGCTGGCGATTATTGTGCTGGTCTTCCCGATGGCATTGCCGGGGGCCAACTTCTCAACCGGTCAGGCGCTGCTGGTTGCGCTGATTTCCGCAGCCATGTACGGCGTGTTCCTGCTGATTCAGACCAAAACGCACCAGAGCCTGTTCGTCTATGAACATGAAGATGATGGCGACGACCCGCATCACGGTAAGCCGTCGGCTCACAGCAGCGCGTGGCATACGGTTTGGCTGATCGTACATCTGATTGCGGTTATCGCCGTGACCAAAATGAACGCCAACCCGCTGGAGACGCTGTTAACCGAGCTGAATGCCCCGGTCGCGTTTACCGGTTTCCTGGTGGCGCTACTTATCCTGTCGCCTGAGGGTCTGGGGGCGTTGAGGGCGGTGCTGAACAATCAGGTGCAACGCGCAATGAATCTGTTCTTTGGCTCGGTCCTGGCGACAATCTCACTCACCGTGCCGGTAGTGACGCTGATTGCCTTTATGACCGGCAACGAGTTGCAGTTCGCGCTGGGTGCGCCAGAGATGATTGTGATGGTGGCTTCACTGCTGCTGTGTCAGATATCCTTCTCGACCGGGCGCACCAACGTGCTGAACGGCGCGGCGCACATGGCGCTGTTTGTGGCCTATCTGATGACGATATTTGCCTAA
- the sirB1 gene encoding invasion regulator SirB1, whose protein sequence is MRSLADFEFNKVPLCDGMILISEMIRDDFTSQYVYEELENLVSLAREEINQARPQDWQLEKLLELFYGEWGFCDTRGVYRLSDALWLDQVLKNRQGSAVALGSILLWVAHRLDIPLVPVIFPTQMILRAEWLDGEMWLINPFNGDTLDEHTLDVWLKGNISPVAELFNEDLDEADNAEVIRKLLDTLKSALMEERQMELALRASEVLLQFNPEDPYEIRDRGLIYAQLDCEHVALNDLNYFVEQCPEDPISEMIRAQINAISHKQITLH, encoded by the coding sequence ATGAGGTCCTTAGCCGATTTCGAATTTAATAAAGTGCCGCTTTGCGATGGCATGATCCTGATTTCGGAGATGATCCGCGACGATTTTACGTCGCAGTACGTCTACGAAGAGCTGGAGAATCTGGTCAGCCTGGCGCGTGAAGAGATCAATCAGGCGCGCCCGCAGGACTGGCAATTAGAGAAGCTGCTTGAGCTTTTCTACGGCGAATGGGGTTTCTGCGACACGCGTGGCGTGTATCGTCTGTCTGACGCACTATGGCTGGATCAGGTCTTAAAAAATCGTCAGGGCAGCGCGGTTGCGCTGGGTTCCATTTTGCTGTGGGTCGCGCATCGTCTGGATATTCCACTGGTGCCGGTCATTTTCCCGACGCAGATGATCCTGCGAGCGGAGTGGCTGGACGGTGAGATGTGGCTCATCAATCCGTTTAACGGCGATACGCTGGATGAGCATACGCTGGACGTCTGGTTAAAAGGCAATATCAGCCCGGTTGCCGAGCTCTTTAATGAAGATCTCGACGAGGCGGATAACGCCGAGGTGATCCGTAAACTGCTGGATACGCTGAAATCTGCGCTGATGGAAGAGCGTCAGATGGAGCTGGCATTACGTGCCAGTGAAGTGCTGCTGCAGTTTAATCCGGAAGATCCGTACGAAATCCGCGATCGCGGGCTGATTTATGCCCAGCTTGATTGCGAGCATGTGGCGCTGAACGATCTGAATTATTTTGTTGAGCAATGCCCGGAAGACCCGATCAGCGAAATGATTCGTGCGCAGATCAACGCGATCTCGCACAAACAAATTACACTGCATTAA